In Zingiber officinale cultivar Zhangliang chromosome 1A, Zo_v1.1, whole genome shotgun sequence, a genomic segment contains:
- the LOC122038426 gene encoding probable serine/threonine-protein kinase PBL15 isoform X1 codes for MVELVCSVLLARSLPVRYIDHGLAISPNQLTRSRIFTSVSVPISPPNMPTRAWRPVAAAKCCTADEQVAVGNLSRCRPTRVDFFSRKVAELTAFRRLQETSKEEEEAAVASVGAGLYAFHLTELRAITHDFSSHFLLGEGGFGTVHKGFVDDKMRPGLKAQPVAVKLLDVGGLQGHREWLQAEVIFLGQFRHPHLVKLIGYCCEDEERLLVYEFMPRGSLENHLFHRISISLSWGTRLKIAIGAAKGLAFLHGADKPVIYRDFKTSNILLGHDFTAKLSDFGLAKMGPEGEETHVTTRVMGTHGYAAPEYVMTGHLTTKSDVYSYGVVLLELLTGRRSVDKSRPKAEEKLVDWVRPYLASSRRLRCVMDPKLAGHYSLKASREVAVLAAQCISPSPKDRPRMAAVVQVLEGLEHLKDMAVSSGAYHPPTAAGGGTIARRCGVSVGLAKVENRKKLA; via the exons ATGGTGGAATTGGTATGTAGCGTCCTTCTTGCTCGATCACTACCAGTCAGATATATCGATCACGGGCTAGCTATATCACCAAATCAATTAACTCGATCACGCATCTTCACCTCGGTCTCCGTCCCCATCAGCCCACC CAATATGCCGACGAGGGCCTGGCGGCCGGTGGCGGCGGCCAAGTGCTGCACGGCGGACGAGCAAGTGGCGGTGGGCAATCTGAGCCGGTGCCGGCCCACGCGGGTGGATTTCTTCTCGAGGAAGGTGGCGGAGTTGACGGCGTTCCGGCGGCTGCAGGAGACgagcaaggaagaggaggaggccgCCGTGGCGTCGGTGGGGGCGGGGCTGTACGCCTTCCACCTCACCGAGCTGCGGGCCATCACCCACGACTTCTCCAGCCACTTCTTGCTGGGGGAGGGGGGATTCGGGACGGTGCACAAGGGCTTCGTGGATGACAAGATGCGGCCGGGCCTCAAAGCGCAGCCTGTCGCCGTCAAGCTGTTGGACGTCGGCGGACTTCAGGGACACCGGGAGTGGCTG CAGGCGGAGGTCATATTTTTGGGACAATTCCGGCATCCGCATCTGGTGAAACTGATCGGCTACTGCTGCGAGGACGAGGAGCGTCTCCTTGTCTACGAGTTCATGCCTCGCGGCAGCCTTGAGAACCATCTCTTCCACA GAATTTCGATATCGCTGTCGTGGGGAACGAGGTTAAAGATCGCGATCGGAGCGGCCAAGGGCCTGGCCTTCCTCCACGGCGCCGACAAGCCCGTCATTTACCGCGATTTCAAGACCTCAAACATCCTCCTCGGCCAT GATTTTACTGCGAAACTGTCCGACTTTGGACTGGCAAAGATGGGCCCGGAAGGCGAGGAGACGCATGTCACCACCAGGGTGATGGGCACCCATGGTTACGCGGCCCCCGAATACGTCAtgacag GCCACTTGACGACCAAGAGCGACGTGTACAGCTACGGCGTGGTCCTCCTGGAGCTGCTCACCGGCCGGCGGTCCGTCGACAAGTCCAGACCCAAAGCAGAGGAGAAATTGGTGGACTGGGTTAGGCCATATTTGGCCAGCAGCCGGCGTCTGCGCTGCGTCATGGACCCCAAGCTCGCCGGTCATTACTCTCTCAAGGCCTCTCGGGAGGTGGCCGTGCTGGCAGCGCAGTGCATCAGCCCAAGTCCTAAGGATCGGCCACGGATGGCCGCCGTCGTGCAGGTTCTGGAAGGCCTGGAGCATCTCAAGGACATGGCGGTCAGCTCAGGAGCGTATCATCCTCCCACCGCCGCCGGAGGCGGCACCATAGCTCGCCGGTGTGGTGTTTCGGTCGGCTTAGCCAAGGTGGAGAATAGAAAAAAGCTTGCTTGA
- the LOC122038426 gene encoding probable serine/threonine-protein kinase PBL15 isoform X2, with product MVELVCSVLLARSLPVRYIDHGLAISPNQLTRSRIFTSVSVPISPPNMPTRAWRPVAAAKCCTADEQVAVGNLSRCRPTRVDFFSRKVAELTAFRRLQETSKEEEEAAVASVGAGLYAFHLTELRAITHDFSSHFLLGEGGFGTVHKGFVDDKMRPGLKAQPVAVKLLDVGGLQGHREWLAEVIFLGQFRHPHLVKLIGYCCEDEERLLVYEFMPRGSLENHLFHRISISLSWGTRLKIAIGAAKGLAFLHGADKPVIYRDFKTSNILLGHDFTAKLSDFGLAKMGPEGEETHVTTRVMGTHGYAAPEYVMTGHLTTKSDVYSYGVVLLELLTGRRSVDKSRPKAEEKLVDWVRPYLASSRRLRCVMDPKLAGHYSLKASREVAVLAAQCISPSPKDRPRMAAVVQVLEGLEHLKDMAVSSGAYHPPTAAGGGTIARRCGVSVGLAKVENRKKLA from the exons ATGGTGGAATTGGTATGTAGCGTCCTTCTTGCTCGATCACTACCAGTCAGATATATCGATCACGGGCTAGCTATATCACCAAATCAATTAACTCGATCACGCATCTTCACCTCGGTCTCCGTCCCCATCAGCCCACC CAATATGCCGACGAGGGCCTGGCGGCCGGTGGCGGCGGCCAAGTGCTGCACGGCGGACGAGCAAGTGGCGGTGGGCAATCTGAGCCGGTGCCGGCCCACGCGGGTGGATTTCTTCTCGAGGAAGGTGGCGGAGTTGACGGCGTTCCGGCGGCTGCAGGAGACgagcaaggaagaggaggaggccgCCGTGGCGTCGGTGGGGGCGGGGCTGTACGCCTTCCACCTCACCGAGCTGCGGGCCATCACCCACGACTTCTCCAGCCACTTCTTGCTGGGGGAGGGGGGATTCGGGACGGTGCACAAGGGCTTCGTGGATGACAAGATGCGGCCGGGCCTCAAAGCGCAGCCTGTCGCCGTCAAGCTGTTGGACGTCGGCGGACTTCAGGGACACCGGGAGTGGCTG GCGGAGGTCATATTTTTGGGACAATTCCGGCATCCGCATCTGGTGAAACTGATCGGCTACTGCTGCGAGGACGAGGAGCGTCTCCTTGTCTACGAGTTCATGCCTCGCGGCAGCCTTGAGAACCATCTCTTCCACA GAATTTCGATATCGCTGTCGTGGGGAACGAGGTTAAAGATCGCGATCGGAGCGGCCAAGGGCCTGGCCTTCCTCCACGGCGCCGACAAGCCCGTCATTTACCGCGATTTCAAGACCTCAAACATCCTCCTCGGCCAT GATTTTACTGCGAAACTGTCCGACTTTGGACTGGCAAAGATGGGCCCGGAAGGCGAGGAGACGCATGTCACCACCAGGGTGATGGGCACCCATGGTTACGCGGCCCCCGAATACGTCAtgacag GCCACTTGACGACCAAGAGCGACGTGTACAGCTACGGCGTGGTCCTCCTGGAGCTGCTCACCGGCCGGCGGTCCGTCGACAAGTCCAGACCCAAAGCAGAGGAGAAATTGGTGGACTGGGTTAGGCCATATTTGGCCAGCAGCCGGCGTCTGCGCTGCGTCATGGACCCCAAGCTCGCCGGTCATTACTCTCTCAAGGCCTCTCGGGAGGTGGCCGTGCTGGCAGCGCAGTGCATCAGCCCAAGTCCTAAGGATCGGCCACGGATGGCCGCCGTCGTGCAGGTTCTGGAAGGCCTGGAGCATCTCAAGGACATGGCGGTCAGCTCAGGAGCGTATCATCCTCCCACCGCCGCCGGAGGCGGCACCATAGCTCGCCGGTGTGGTGTTTCGGTCGGCTTAGCCAAGGTGGAGAATAGAAAAAAGCTTGCTTGA